The genomic region ATGGGCTATATTTATATTTCTCTCCAACCTAAGGAGGCCGTTGCCAGCGCTGTGGCTCCCAGTCAGGCTTCTGTCAGGGAATCATCTTTATATGAAGGCGAGGATGAAATATGATGGAAAATACGAAAAATAGTACAGTCGGTTTATCCAAGCTGGATTTGGAATTTGCCATACTCCGCTGGTGGTTTTTCAGCCATATGGCTTACAATTACCAGCGTCTGCAGGCTGGCGGTTTCGCCGTGATGATGGGGCCGCTCTTAAAAAAGCTGTATCCGGATAAGCCGGGCGAAGTGATTGCCGGTCTGAAACGACATATGATGTTTTTCAATACCGAACCGCGTTGGGGCGCCGTCATTCACGGAATTGTTATCGCCTTGGAAGAGCAGCGGGCTAAAGGAATGGAGATTGATGACGCGACCATCGTTGATTTAAAATCTTCCTTGATGGGACCGCTGGCAGGTATTGGCGATACTATCAGCGGCGGGCTTTACAAACCTTGTCTGCTGGGAATTTGTCTTGGCTGGGCTGCTACCGGCAGTATTATGGGGCCGTTGATGTTTGGCGTTTTCATGCTGGGTTATGATCTGCTGATAACCCATTTGGCTATCAGAAAAGGCTACTCTTTGGGTACTTCGGCGGTAACCTCTGTTTTAGAAGGCGGATTATTTAAACGATTGACAACATTCTTCACCATTATGGGGCTCTTTGTGCTGGGCGTTATGGTGTGTAAATTCATTACTATAGACTTTGCCTGGATTCCGGTTTTAGCAGGTAAAAAAATCGTTGTAAAAGAACTGATTGATAAAATTGTTCCGAAAATATTGCCGCTTCTTATCACACTAGTATGCTGGCAGGCGATTATGCGTGGCGTAAAGGTTGTCTATGTTTTGCTGGCTTTGTTCGCCTTTGCCTTAGCGGGTGGTGCGCTCGGCTTGATCGGCTAACTTCTTCACTGAAAATATGGGGATCGTGTTGAAAGCGATGCCCCATATTTTGTTCCTTTCCGTATATGCACAACAGGGTTTGAGAGCGCTTAAAGGGGAACTACTCCTTTGACAAGAATAGATACACAATATGTTTTTGATTGAATGAGGGACGATCGATGACGAGAATTGACAGAGTTATGGAGCTTCTTGTACAACAGGATAAAAAAGGCACGGACGGAATCAGTGCGCAGCAGATTGCTTTGGAACTGGGGATTCATCGCAGCGATGCTTCCGCCGATTTGAATAAATTGTTTAAACAGCAGAGAGTGGATAAGATAGGCGTGCGGCCGGTGCTGTATCGATTGAAAAAGGCCGGTGCTTCACTCGATAAGCCGGCAGTAGAAACAGAAACGGAAAACTCTGCAGTTGATAGCGCCTTCCTGGGCATTGTCGGTTACGACGGCAGTATCAAGGCTCAGATTGAACTGGCTAAAGCGGCGATCATCTATCCGCCCCATGGACTGCATACTTTGATTGTTGGGGAAAGCGGTGTTGGCAAGAATCTTTTAGCCGAATCTATGTGGAATTACGCTAAAGGTTATTGGCAGGAGAAGGAGCCGGAAGAGATTCCTTTTGTTCAGTTTTGTTGCGCCGACTATGCGGCGAATGAGCAGCTTTTGCTGGCTCAATTATTCGGCTATGTAAAAGGATCGTTTACCGGGGCGGCGGAGGATCATGAGGGAGTTGTGGACCGGGCGCAGGGCGGTATATTGTTTCTGGACGAAATTCACCGGTTACCGCCAGCCGGGCAGGAACTTTTATTTATGCTTATCGACAAAGGCGTATACCGCCGTTTGGGCGAGACAAATAAGCTTCGGACATCAAACTTAATGATTATTGGTGCCACATCGGAGGATATTTCCAGCAGTCTTTTGATGACTTTCCGCCGGCGCATTCCGGTACAGATCAGTTTGCCAAGGATCAGTGAACGGCCGATTCACGAACGGGTTAACATTATTGTACATTTTGTGCGTCAGGAAGCCGCACGGCTGGGGATACCTATCTGGGTAGCCGGCAAGGCTCTGGAGACTTTTGCAAATTATAACTGTGCGGCCAATATTGGTGAATTGAGAAATGACGTGCTGCTCTGTTGCGCCAAGAGCTATCTGGAATATTCGGCCAAAGCCGGAGACTGCCTGAAACTGGATACCAAGAGTATTCCGGAACGTATTTTTGCTTTGGTAAAACGGCGAACGGTTCTAGATGATAAAATCAATCGTTTTTTCCGGGATGGAATGTTGATTCAGGCCAATAGCGATCCGGTAAAAGTGGCAGAAGAATCAGCTCATGGATTTCATATTGATTTTTATAAATATATCGACCGGAAAATTGCCCAATACCGCCAGATCGGTGTAGCCGAACAAGATATGGCGGAAAAAGTCGGTGTTGATTTAGAAAAATATTTTTGCTCTGTGGCGCAGGTGCTGCGGAAAAGCGAAAGCTCGGATATTCCGGCCAGTATTATCGAAGAGATCGTCTGGGAAACGGCGGATGAACTGTTAAAGGCGGCAACCGATCGCTTTGGGCGCACCTATGGCCGCAACACGCTGTTGGCACTGGCCTGGCACATGCAGCAGTTTAAAAAACGGATTGATTCGGGATATGTTATTTATAATCCTAATCTGGAACAGATACGGGCCAACCATAAGGATGCTTTCGCCTTGGTCGCGGCTTATAAAGAGAAAATTTCAGCCTGCCTTGGCGTAACTGTTTCCGATGATGAAATCGGTTTTATGGTTATGTTTCTAATTCATGGGGTGGAGGACTATGCCAAGGCCCACATCGGTCTTGTGATTGTAGCTCATGGTCGTGGTATTGCGCGAAATATGGCGGAGGTGATAAATAATCTTTTAGGAACAGACTGCATAAAAGCCTATGACATTCCCTTAAACCGCAGCAATGTGCAGACGATCGAAAAGTTGCGCCAGGTGATACAGGAAACGGACGAGGGGCTGGGAGTTATTTTATTGGTAGATATGGGTTTTTTAGTGACAATGGAGGATACACTTTGTCAAAAAACTGGCATACAGGTACGGATCATTCCTAATGTAACAACTGCTTTGGCGTTGGAAGCTGGCCGGCGTTTATTTACAACGGCAGAGAGTTTGGATGAAGCGGTGAAAGCCATCTATAATGCCTACGATGAATATGTCATGACCATCAGGCAGCGGCACGAGGGAAGTGAATGGCCGCAAAAAGAAAAAAAAGAACCTCCCAACATCCTCTTGGTTTGCGCTACCGGGCAAGGTGTGGCTGAAAAAATCAAGGAAATTTTACTGGAGGAGATCCCGGAAATAAAAAATGCCCGCTTTACTATGGCGGGAGCTATGGTTGATATTGATCAATTTATTACCAGAGCAGGAGAACGGTTTGACTTGATTATTGGCAGTATTAATCCACAGGTGGAGCATGTTCCGTTTATTCCGGTCAGTGAAATTTTTGAACATGGCGGGATAAACCGGATTAAGACATTTCTTAGAACAGCTTACGAAGATGGAGAAATGCCTGGGGCTGTAAAAGTAGGAAAATATAGTGATACCTATAAGCTGTTGGAGACCCAGCTTAGCAAATTTGTCAAAGCGCTGCCGGTCAATAAAGTGGCCCACTGCTGCATTGAACTGGTGGATGCTATAGCGGAACAGTTTTTTGCCGGAGTAATGGAAGAAGACTGTGTTGTACGAACATATCTTCAC from Propionispora vibrioides harbors:
- a CDS encoding PTS system mannose/fructose/sorbose family transporter subunit IID produces the protein MMENTKNSTVGLSKLDLEFAILRWWFFSHMAYNYQRLQAGGFAVMMGPLLKKLYPDKPGEVIAGLKRHMMFFNTEPRWGAVIHGIVIALEEQRAKGMEIDDATIVDLKSSLMGPLAGIGDTISGGLYKPCLLGICLGWAATGSIMGPLMFGVFMLGYDLLITHLAIRKGYSLGTSAVTSVLEGGLFKRLTTFFTIMGLFVLGVMVCKFITIDFAWIPVLAGKKIVVKELIDKIVPKILPLLITLVCWQAIMRGVKVVYVLLALFAFALAGGALGLIG
- a CDS encoding sigma-54-dependent transcriptional regulator — its product is MTRIDRVMELLVQQDKKGTDGISAQQIALELGIHRSDASADLNKLFKQQRVDKIGVRPVLYRLKKAGASLDKPAVETETENSAVDSAFLGIVGYDGSIKAQIELAKAAIIYPPHGLHTLIVGESGVGKNLLAESMWNYAKGYWQEKEPEEIPFVQFCCADYAANEQLLLAQLFGYVKGSFTGAAEDHEGVVDRAQGGILFLDEIHRLPPAGQELLFMLIDKGVYRRLGETNKLRTSNLMIIGATSEDISSSLLMTFRRRIPVQISLPRISERPIHERVNIIVHFVRQEAARLGIPIWVAGKALETFANYNCAANIGELRNDVLLCCAKSYLEYSAKAGDCLKLDTKSIPERIFALVKRRTVLDDKINRFFRDGMLIQANSDPVKVAEESAHGFHIDFYKYIDRKIAQYRQIGVAEQDMAEKVGVDLEKYFCSVAQVLRKSESSDIPASIIEEIVWETADELLKAATDRFGRTYGRNTLLALAWHMQQFKKRIDSGYVIYNPNLEQIRANHKDAFALVAAYKEKISACLGVTVSDDEIGFMVMFLIHGVEDYAKAHIGLVIVAHGRGIARNMAEVINNLLGTDCIKAYDIPLNRSNVQTIEKLRQVIQETDEGLGVILLVDMGFLVTMEDTLCQKTGIQVRIIPNVTTALALEAGRRLFTTAESLDEAVKAIYNAYDEYVMTIRQRHEGSEWPQKEKKEPPNILLVCATGQGVAEKIKEILLEEIPEIKNARFTMAGAMVDIDQFITRAGERFDLIIGSINPQVEHVPFIPVSEIFEHGGINRIKTFLRTAYEDGEMPGAVKVGKYSDTYKLLETQLSKFVKALPVNKVAHCCIELVDAIAEQFFAGVMEEDCVVRTYLHAACMFDRVHAKEALQEPVWSLKIQQERERDFKCLQQIVAACGAKLVLDVPVGEICYFLGSLPVLDKKG